In a single window of the Nodularia spumigena CCY9414 genome:
- a CDS encoding glutamyl-tRNA reductase: MNIAVVGLSHKTAPVEIREKLSIPEPQTESAIAHLNSYPHIDEVAILSTCNRLEIYIVTSETEQGIREVTQFLSEHSKLPVQSLRQHLFMLLHDDAVMHMMRVAAGLDSLVLGEGQILAQVKNTHKLGQQYNGIKTVLNRLFKQALTAGKRVRTETNIGTGAVSISSAAVELAQMKAANLAACRVAIIGAGKMSRLLVQHLISKGAAQISIVNRSQERAQQLAKLYPEQPIHTHTLSEMMAVIAESDLVFTSTSATEPILERSTLETVLESSRSLMLFDISVPRNVHSNVNELANVQAFNVDDLKAVVAQNHESRRKMAQEAEKLLDEEVEAFDIWWRSLETVSTISCLRNKVETIREQELEKALSRLGSEFAEKHQEVIEALTRGIVNKILHDPMVQLRAQQDVEARRHCMQTLQTLFNLDAGEQFS, encoded by the coding sequence ATGAATATTGCAGTGGTGGGGTTAAGCCATAAAACAGCCCCAGTTGAAATCCGGGAAAAGCTGAGTATTCCAGAACCACAAACTGAAAGTGCGATCGCTCATCTGAATAGCTATCCCCATATTGACGAAGTAGCAATACTTAGCACCTGCAACCGCCTGGAAATTTACATTGTTACTAGCGAAACAGAGCAAGGCATCAGGGAAGTTACTCAGTTTCTTTCAGAACACAGCAAATTGCCTGTACAGTCTCTGCGTCAACACTTGTTTATGTTGCTCCATGATGATGCTGTGATGCACATGATGCGCGTAGCTGCTGGGTTAGATAGCTTAGTTCTCGGAGAAGGTCAAATTCTGGCTCAGGTGAAAAATACTCACAAACTGGGACAGCAATATAATGGTATAAAAACAGTTTTAAATCGATTATTTAAACAAGCGCTGACAGCTGGTAAGCGTGTGCGGACTGAAACTAACATTGGTACTGGTGCGGTTTCTATTAGTTCGGCGGCTGTGGAGTTGGCACAAATGAAGGCGGCTAATTTAGCGGCTTGTCGAGTCGCAATTATCGGTGCTGGCAAAATGTCACGTTTGTTGGTACAACACCTGATTTCTAAAGGTGCTGCCCAAATCAGTATTGTCAATCGCTCTCAAGAACGCGCCCAGCAATTGGCAAAACTTTATCCTGAGCAGCCTATACATACTCACACTTTATCAGAAATGATGGCAGTAATTGCCGAAAGCGATTTAGTATTTACTAGCACTTCTGCAACTGAGCCAATACTTGAACGCAGCACGTTAGAAACAGTTTTAGAGTCTAGTCGCTCTTTGATGTTATTTGATATTTCTGTGCCGCGTAATGTCCACAGTAATGTCAATGAATTGGCAAATGTCCAAGCTTTTAATGTGGACGATTTGAAGGCTGTGGTGGCGCAAAACCACGAAAGTCGCCGTAAAATGGCGCAGGAAGCCGAGAAACTTCTAGATGAAGAAGTGGAAGCTTTTGATATTTGGTGGCGATCGCTCGAAACTGTCTCTACAATTAGTTGTCTGAGAAATAAAGTAGAAACCATCCGCGAACAAGAATTAGAAAAAGCTTTATCTCGATTGGGTTCGGAATTCGCCGAAAAACATCAAGAAGTCATTGAGGCTTTAACACGAGGCATTGTAAATAAAATTTTACATGATCCAATGGTACAGTTACGAGCGCAGCAAGATGTTGAGGCGAGACGACACTGTATGCAAACCCTGCAAACTTTGTTTAATTTAGATGCAGGCGAGCAATTTAGCTAA
- a CDS encoding ABC transporter ATP-binding protein, with protein sequence MVNTQSPPLPLLAATGLCKSFGGIKAVQDATIEVNKGSITGLIGPNGAGKTTLFNLLSSFIRPDKGRVIFDGEPIQHLQPYQIAQQGLVRTFQVARTLSRLSVLDNMLLAAQKQTGENFWQVQLQPHIVAKEEKQLKEQAMLLLESVGLAQKAQDYAGGLSGGQRKLLEMGRALMTNPKLILLDEPAAGVNPKLIDDICDRILRWNRQDGMTFLIIEHNMDVIMSLCDRVWVMAEGQNLAEGTPAEIQTNTQVLKAYLGQ encoded by the coding sequence ATGGTAAATACGCAGTCACCCCCACTTCCTTTGTTAGCCGCTACTGGACTTTGTAAAAGCTTTGGCGGTATTAAAGCAGTCCAAGATGCCACAATTGAGGTGAATAAAGGTAGCATTACTGGCTTAATTGGTCCCAATGGTGCTGGTAAAACTACTTTATTTAATCTCCTCTCTAGCTTTATTCGCCCAGATAAGGGACGCGTGATTTTTGACGGTGAACCCATTCAACACCTACAACCGTATCAAATCGCCCAGCAGGGTTTAGTCCGGACTTTTCAGGTGGCGCGGACTCTCTCGCGGTTGTCGGTGTTAGATAATATGCTGCTAGCGGCGCAAAAACAAACAGGTGAGAATTTTTGGCAAGTACAGTTACAACCCCACATTGTCGCTAAGGAAGAAAAGCAACTCAAAGAACAAGCAATGTTATTGTTAGAGTCTGTGGGATTGGCACAAAAAGCACAGGATTATGCTGGTGGGTTGTCTGGTGGACAACGCAAGTTACTGGAAATGGGGCGGGCTTTAATGACAAATCCCAAGTTAATTTTATTAGATGAACCAGCAGCTGGGGTGAATCCCAAACTAATTGATGATATATGCGATCGCATTCTCAGATGGAACCGCCAAGATGGTATGACCTTCCTAATTATTGAACATAACATGGATGTGATCATGTCTTTGTGCGATCGCGTTTGGGTCATGGCTGAAGGTCAAAATTTAGCTGAAGGAACTCCCGCCGAAATTCAAACCAATACCCAAGTTTTAAAAGCTTATTTAGGACAATAA
- a CDS encoding rhodanese-like domain-containing protein: MTSETKLELVEASTVKGWTETEKVHLIDVREPSEYAAEHIPGAKLLPLSQFQPEQVPFQRNTKVVLYCQSGNRSNQAAQKLINAGFSDFAQLQGGIISWKQLNYPTKINKDAPISLMRQVQIVAGSLVFTGTILGAFVSPWFLILSGFVGAGLVFAGVSNTCAMGMLLAKLPYNQRVK; this comes from the coding sequence ATGACTTCAGAAACTAAGTTAGAATTGGTTGAAGCTTCGACTGTCAAAGGCTGGACTGAAACAGAAAAAGTGCATCTGATAGATGTGCGCGAACCTTCCGAATATGCAGCAGAACATATTCCAGGTGCTAAACTTTTACCCCTTTCTCAATTCCAACCAGAACAAGTACCTTTCCAGCGTAATACGAAAGTGGTGCTTTATTGCCAATCGGGAAATCGCTCTAATCAAGCCGCGCAAAAATTGATTAATGCGGGATTTTCAGATTTTGCTCAACTACAAGGGGGAATTATATCCTGGAAACAGTTAAATTATCCCACTAAAATTAATAAAGATGCTCCCATTAGTTTAATGAGACAAGTGCAAATTGTGGCTGGTTCATTAGTATTTACCGGAACTATTTTAGGTGCTTTTGTTTCGCCTTGGTTTTTAATTTTAAGTGGTTTTGTTGGCGCAGGTTTAGTATTTGCTGGAGTGAGTAACACTTGTGCTATGGGAATGTTATTGGCGAAATTACCCTACAATCAGCGTGTTAAATGA
- a CDS encoding glucose-6-phosphate isomerase, which translates to MDAKALWQRYQNWLYFHEGLGLYLDISRMGFDHAFVDSLRPKFDKAFADMAELEKGAIANPDEGRMVGHYWLRNPDLAPTPELTQEIVQTLEQIEAFAEKVHTGAIHPPKASRFTDIISIGIGGSALGPEFVAEALAPDFPSLKIHFIDNSDPAGIDRTLNQLQDNLASTLVLVISKSGGTPEPRNGMIEVKAAYASKKLDFAKQAVAITSVDSNLDKVAQKEGWLARFPMYDWVGGRTSELSAVGLVPAALQGIDIRAMIEGAKEMDDATRVPNLENNPAALLALGWYFSGNGKGEKDMVVLPYKDSLLLFSRYLQQLVMESIGKEKDLDGNTVYQGIAVYGNKGSTDQHAYVQQLREGIPNFFATFIEVLEDREGKSLEIEPGVTSGDFLSGFLLGTRQALYENQRDSITVTIPQVNPKTVGALIALYERAVGLYASLVNVNAYHQPGVEAGKKAAAVILELQSKVMAVLQKEKTALSLEEVAQKAGAAEEVEAIYKILRHLHANGRGVVLQGELGKPGSLKVSVG; encoded by the coding sequence ATGGATGCAAAGGCACTTTGGCAACGATACCAAAATTGGTTATATTTCCACGAGGGATTAGGACTTTACCTGGACATAAGTCGGATGGGTTTTGATCACGCTTTCGTGGACTCGTTGCGGCCGAAGTTTGACAAAGCGTTTGCGGATATGGCGGAATTAGAGAAGGGTGCGATCGCCAATCCTGACGAAGGCCGCATGGTGGGACATTACTGGCTGCGAAATCCTGATTTAGCACCCACACCAGAACTTACACAAGAGATAGTCCAAACTCTCGAACAAATCGAAGCCTTTGCCGAAAAAGTCCACACAGGTGCGATTCATCCACCCAAAGCCAGCCGCTTTACCGATATAATATCCATTGGTATTGGTGGTTCTGCACTAGGGCCGGAATTTGTGGCTGAAGCCCTTGCGCCTGATTTCCCTTCTCTGAAAATTCACTTTATCGACAATAGTGACCCCGCCGGAATTGACCGCACTCTCAATCAACTGCAAGACAATCTAGCCAGCACCTTGGTTTTAGTGATTTCCAAATCTGGAGGCACACCAGAACCCCGTAATGGCATGATTGAAGTTAAAGCTGCCTATGCTAGTAAAAAATTAGACTTTGCTAAACAAGCTGTAGCCATTACTAGCGTTGATAGCAATTTGGATAAAGTCGCCCAAAAAGAAGGCTGGCTAGCGAGATTTCCCATGTATGACTGGGTGGGAGGACGCACCTCAGAATTATCTGCTGTGGGGCTAGTACCAGCCGCATTACAAGGTATTGATATTCGCGCCATGATTGAAGGTGCGAAAGAAATGGATGATGCTACCCGCGTCCCCAATTTGGAAAATAACCCGGCGGCTTTGTTAGCTTTGGGTTGGTATTTTTCCGGTAATGGTAAGGGTGAGAAAGATATGGTTGTCCTACCTTACAAGGACAGCTTGCTGTTGTTTAGTCGGTATTTACAACAGCTGGTAATGGAATCTATAGGTAAAGAAAAAGACCTAGATGGCAATACTGTTTATCAAGGTATCGCTGTTTACGGTAACAAAGGTTCTACAGACCAACACGCTTACGTACAGCAATTACGTGAGGGTATCCCAAATTTCTTTGCTACTTTCATTGAAGTGTTAGAAGACCGTGAGGGTAAATCTTTAGAAATTGAACCTGGAGTAACTTCGGGCGATTTTCTCTCTGGTTTCCTTTTAGGAACTCGACAAGCGCTTTACGAAAATCAGCGCGATTCCATTACTGTGACTATTCCCCAAGTCAATCCTAAAACTGTGGGTGCATTAATTGCTTTGTATGAACGCGCTGTTGGTTTATACGCCAGTTTGGTGAATGTCAACGCCTACCATCAACCAGGGGTAGAAGCTGGTAAAAAAGCTGCTGCGGTAATTCTGGAATTGCAATCAAAGGTAATGGCTGTATTGCAAAAGGAAAAAACCGCCCTTTCTCTGGAAGAAGTCGCCCAAAAAGCGGGTGCTGCTGAGGAAGTTGAGGCAATTTACAAGATTTTGCGGCATTTACACGCTAATGGGCGCGGTGTAGTGTTACAAGGTGAACTGGGTAAACCCGGTAGTTTGAAGGTTTCTGTGGGTTAA
- a CDS encoding branched-chain amino acid ABC transporter permease, producing the protein MVEYLIFLATSTTIFALFALGLNLQWGYTGLINFGHIAFMTLGAYTTVLLSFQGVPLFVSAVMGAIVAAFLGLIIGFATLRLREDYLSIVTIGVGELIRLVVNNQELPVKDSWISGTFGVQSYPIPLSTTPNLFVRVGMMGLLTLLAILTLFGLWRWIRTAQKSLVTDLGKKLSRKQELVSRLGVGIIFALLTVAIYISGVIGLYDYKPKAGLMLLSLLVLAFIFWRLEILVRSPWGRVLKAIREDEEVPKALGKNVFWYKVQSLMLGGAIAGIAGAFFAWQLSAIYPDNFQPQLTFDAWIMVILGGSGNNIGTILGAVIFFTYDAATREFLPKIFTNLSSDQLGAFRIMVIGLILMILMVWRPQGILGKKEELTLGK; encoded by the coding sequence ATGGTTGAATATCTCATCTTTTTGGCAACTTCTACAACAATCTTTGCTCTGTTCGCTTTAGGGCTGAATTTGCAGTGGGGTTATACCGGGTTAATTAATTTTGGTCATATTGCTTTTATGACTCTGGGTGCTTATACCACTGTTCTGTTAAGCTTTCAGGGAGTTCCCTTATTTGTTTCGGCAGTTATGGGGGCAATTGTAGCAGCTTTTCTGGGTTTAATTATTGGTTTTGCTACTCTGCGCTTACGGGAAGATTATCTCTCAATTGTTACCATTGGGGTGGGTGAATTAATTCGCTTGGTGGTGAATAATCAAGAGTTACCTGTGAAGGATTCCTGGATATCTGGGACTTTTGGTGTCCAAAGTTATCCGATTCCTTTATCTACAACGCCCAATTTGTTCGTCAGAGTGGGGATGATGGGATTGCTGACGCTTCTGGCTATTCTAACTTTGTTTGGTTTGTGGCGATGGATTCGCACCGCCCAAAAATCTCTGGTGACTGATTTGGGTAAAAAACTCAGTCGCAAACAAGAGTTAGTTTCCCGTTTGGGAGTAGGAATTATTTTCGCTTTATTGACAGTCGCCATTTATATTTCTGGCGTTATTGGTTTGTATGACTATAAACCCAAAGCAGGTTTGATGTTATTGTCGCTGTTGGTTTTAGCTTTTATCTTTTGGCGGTTAGAAATTTTGGTGCGATCGCCTTGGGGTCGTGTGCTAAAAGCTATCCGTGAGGATGAGGAAGTACCGAAGGCTTTGGGTAAAAATGTTTTTTGGTATAAAGTACAATCACTGATGTTAGGGGGTGCGATCGCCGGGATTGCTGGGGCTTTCTTTGCTTGGCAACTCAGCGCCATTTACCCGGATAATTTCCAACCACAACTGACTTTTGACGCTTGGATTATGGTAATTTTAGGCGGTTCTGGAAATAACATTGGCACAATCTTAGGGGCTGTGATTTTCTTTACTTACGATGCAGCCACCAGAGAATTTTTACCGAAAATTTTTACCAATTTATCTTCTGACCAATTAGGTGCATTTCGCATCATGGTTATTGGTCTAATTTTAATGATCCTCATGGTTTGGCGACCTCAAGGTATTTTAGGTAAAAAGGAGGAACTCACTCTTGGTAAGTGA
- a CDS encoding ArsR/SmtB family transcription factor: MSEIFPAALSQVANYFKVLSEVSRLQVLCCLKTGAKNVTEIITETGLGQANVSKHLKVLAQAGIVKRTPEGVSVIYEIADPILFQLCDLVCDRLSVRLQEQTQQLSQLESRNWGTKG, from the coding sequence ATGTCAGAGATATTTCCAGCCGCACTCAGCCAAGTTGCAAATTATTTCAAAGTTTTGTCAGAAGTCAGCCGGCTACAAGTATTATGTTGTTTAAAAACAGGTGCTAAAAATGTTACTGAAATTATTACTGAGACTGGACTAGGACAAGCCAACGTATCCAAGCATCTCAAAGTTTTAGCCCAGGCGGGGATTGTTAAAAGAACACCAGAGGGAGTCAGTGTAATTTATGAAATCGCTGATCCGATTTTATTTCAGTTGTGTGATTTAGTATGCGATCGCCTGTCCGTCCGACTGCAAGAACAAACCCAACAGTTGTCACAATTGGAAAGTAGAAATTGGGGGACAAAGGGATAG